A single Dreissena polymorpha isolate Duluth1 chromosome 14, UMN_Dpol_1.0, whole genome shotgun sequence DNA region contains:
- the LOC127858361 gene encoding DBH-like monooxygenase protein 1 yields the protein MLICLVFLLEAVFPGTYGISMPRLKTTEPFDHVVQLDERGMFTMFWNFNSTHITIEAHVETKGWVGLGFSGNGNMFPGDVAVGWVTDQGQTHFSDRHTTGHSMPEVDKSQDWFLLHAEETSAGTVLKMVRKLQTCDNVEDIDINNGTNRVIYAFSSEDPQNDGRIVYHGTTRGTKSLFLLNPDKGEGNITETKIKHFDFLNLNYMIPNDTTTYHCRAFIMPPLGKHHMIKYEPIITLGNEKHVHHILLSRCKVNPQSVSQLNGMSERCYESNTVPHCQDYILAWAIGGEAFYFPPNVGFSVGAPEDPVYYRMETHYDNPDGRADILDNSGIRITLTSELRSIEAGMLQMGHSVNFRQVIPPNQSNFISRGYCRDTCIQLSMAQANITEFKIFGVLQHSHVAGVRITTRHFRGGRELPLLITDPNYDFNFQDLRKLPEEIAVHSGDSFRVDCHYNTIGKTQPVLGGLTTKEEMCMSFAYYYPRTPLANCMSLPNYGIYGVDAESKTWQMIRNADWTNKTVVDWFNQQQSTGPRFAWCAGDSLKVPDDFNYRFTGNLPPHDYVEPSKCP from the exons ATGCTCATATGCCTCGTATTTCTTCTTGAGGCGGTGTTTCCCGGGACCTACGGGATCTCGATGCCTAGACTGAAGACCACAGAACCCTTTGATCACGTGGTGCAGCTGGATGAACGCGGGATGTTCACAATGTTTTGGAATTTCAACAGCACCCATATTACGATAGAAGCGCATGTGGAAACAAAAG GATGGGTTGGTCTTGGCTTTTCCGGAAACGGAAACATGTTCCCCGGCGACGTTGCCGTAGGATGGGTAACTGATCAGGGACAGACCCACTTTTCG GACCGTCACACGACCGGACATAGCATGCCGGAAGTAGATAAGTCGCAAGACTGGTTCCTACTGCACGCGGAGGAAACGAGCGCTGGTACCGTCTTGAAAATGGTCCGGAAACTACAGACGTGTGACAACGTTGAAGACATAGATATAAAC AATGGCACAAACCGCGTGATATACGCATTTAGCTCGGAAGACCCGCAAAACGACGGTCGCATAGTGTACCATGGAACGACACGGGGAACCAAGAGCCTCTTCCTGCTCAATCCGGACAAAGGGGAGGGCAATATCACTGAGACTAAGATTAAGCACTTCGATTTTCTTAATCTGAAC TATATGATTCCCAACGACACCACTACTTACCACTGCCGAGCATTTATCATGCCCCCTCTCGGTAAACACCACATGATTAAG TACGAGCCCATTATCACCCTCGGAAACGAGAAACACGTTCATCACATCCTGTTGTCGAGGTGCAAGGTTAACCCGCAGTCTGTTAGTCAATTAAACGGCATGTCGGAAAGATGTTACGAATCCAATACGGTTCCTCACTGCCAGGATTACATACTGGCCTGGGCCATTGGTGGAGAG GCATTTTACTTCCCGCCTAATGTCGGATTCTCAGTCGGTGCACCGGAAGATCCGGTTTATTACCGGATGGAGACCCATTATGACAACCCCGATGGTAGAGCGGATATCCTTGATAACTCAG GCATTCGCATTACTCTGACATCGGAGCTGCGGTCCATAGAGGCGGGAATGTTACAAATGGGGCATTCGGTCAACTTCAGACAGGTCATACCTCCGAACCAGAGCAACTTTATTTCCAGAGGCTATTGTCGAGACACCTGCATCCAACTG AGCATGGCACAAGCTAACATTACGGAGTTTAAGATCTTCGGCGTCCTTCAGCACTCGCATGTCGCCGGTGTCCGCATCACCACACGTCACTTCCGGGGCGGGCGCGAGCTTCCGCTGCTTATAACCGATCCGAATTACGATTTCAACTTTCAGGACCTTCGGAAATTACCGGAAGAGATCGCCGTTCACTCA GGTGACAGCTTCAGAGTAGATTGTCACTATAACACAATCGGAAAAACACAGCCAGTTTTG GGTGGTCTGACAACTAAAGAAGAGATGTGCATGTCGTTTGCCTACTACTACCCGAGGACACCATTGGCAAACTGCATGTCGTTGCCGAACTATGGTATATACGGTGTCGATGCGGAATCGAAG ACCTGGCAGATGATTAGGAATGCGGACTGGACCAACAAGACCGTGGTAGACTGGTTCAATCAGCAGCAAAGCACCGGGCCCAGATTTGCATGGTGCGCTGGAGACAGTTTGAAG GTTCCTGACGACTTTAACTACCGGTTTACTGGCAATCTACCACCGCATGATTACGTCGAGCCAAGCAAGTGCCCGTAA